The following coding sequences are from one Diospyros lotus cultivar Yz01 chromosome 7, ASM1463336v1, whole genome shotgun sequence window:
- the LOC127805893 gene encoding putative serine/threonine-protein kinase-like protein CCR3 has protein sequence MTTVVVTVAVIALFAALSPPLPVVHGFGGSATTIAVAYRSATVCGVVAGQWTRRIQCWRNGQVIDIQPQVSFDYIAGGRDNFCALRSGGLILLCWDSNFVPKRVYNNKMTPLRDLSMGDDQICAITNGTGSALCWRISSRSPDGSDHFRSISSGLGFSCGVLTNTHKVVCWGGNRAMADQIQSLFVNVSMSSIIVGGSHACGLTLTGLVVCKGSNESAQLAVPFNSAPFEYSGLALGANHSCAIRSSNGSVVCWGGNGEFSSSATEGIFFESIVAGFNFTCGLTTSNLSVICWGPGWPGGYNVSSLPLPKILPGPCVQSTCSDCGIYPESQSLCSGSGNLCRPCTSPVPAAPPASPPPLVPQPTVTPAPASPSKALSKGLLAFGIVGSVGAVSCICTIFYCLWAGGFCGNKKIHNSVQPTVTGSNSNAGQGSFTSPLSRSSTIRRQGSRAMRRQRSGTSSKHADRAEEFSFSDLAAATNNFSAENKIGAGSFGVVYRGKLWDGREVAIKRGETGHKTKKFQEKETAFDSELAFLSRLHHKHLVRLVGYCEDREERLLVYEYMKNGALYDHLHDKNNVEKRSSVVNSWKMRIKISLDAARGIEYLHNYAVPPIIHRDIKSSNILLDANWTARVSDFGLSLMGPESDKDYRPTKAAGTVGYIDPEYYGLNVLTSKSDVYGLGVVLLELLTGKRAIFKTGENGGAPMSVVDYAVPAIVAGEIGKILDPRVGPPEVNEAEAVELVAYTALHCVNLEGKDRPTMTDIVANLERALALCSDSHGSISSGSIISIGSD, from the exons ATGACGACGGTTGTAGTTACCGTCGCCGTCATCGCCCTATTCGCAGCCCTGTCTCCGCCGCTTCCAGTAGTCCATGGCTTCGGCGGCTCCGCCACCACCATCGCCGTCGCCTACCGCTCCGCCACCGTCTGCGGCGTCGTGGCCGGGCAGTGGACTCGGCGGATCCAATGCTGGCGGAATGGCCAG GTCATCGACATCCAGCCACAGGTCTCCTTCGACTACATCGCCGGCGGCCGGGACAACTTCTGCGCCTTGAGGTCCGGCGGCCTCATCCTCCTTTGCTGGGACTCCAACTTCGTCCCAAAAAGGGTATACAACAACAAGATGACGCCGTTGCGAGACCTCTCCATGGGTGACGACCAAATTTGCGCCATAACCAACGGGACTGGAAGCGCGCTCTGCTGGAGAATCTCGTCTCGGTCCCCAGATGGGTCCGACCATTTTCGGTCAATCTCATCTGGGTTAGGGTTTTCTTGCGGAGTTTTGACGAATACCCACAAGGTAGTATGTTGGGGAGGAAACAGAGCAATGGCGGATCAAATCCAATCTCTGTTTGTGAATGTGTCCATGTCAAGCATAATAGTCGGAGGCAGCCACGCTTGTGGGTTGACTCTAACTGGGTTGGTTGTGtgtaaaggaagcaatgaatctgcCCAATTGGCTGTTCCATTCAATTCGGCGCCATTCGAGTACTCTGGACTTGCTCTTGGGGCCAATCACAGCTGTGCCATTCGCAGCTCAAACGGTTCTGTAGTTTGTTGGGGTGGCAATGGAGAGTTTTCCAGCAGTGCCACAGAAGGGATCTTCTTTGAATCTATTGTTGCAGGATTTAATTTTACCTGTGGATTGACTACAAGTAATCTTTCAGTGATTTGTTGGGGGCCCGGTTGGCCTGGTGGTTACAACGTTTCTTCACTTCCATTGCCAAAGATTCTTCCAGGGCCTTGTGTTCAATCTACATGCAGTGATTGTGGTATATACCCAGAGTCTCAATCTCTCTGTTCCGGGTCTGGTAATCTATGTAGACCATGTACTTCACCGGTTCCGGCGGCGCCACCAGCTTCGCCGCCGCCACTGGTGCCTCAACCAACTGTTACTCCGGCTCCGGCATCTCCATCTAAGGCTTTGAGCAAGGGCTTGTTGGCTTTTGGCATAGTGGGATCAGTTGGGGCCGTTTCATGCATCTGCACTATATTTTACTGCCTGTGGGCTGGGGGTTTTTGTGGGAACAAGAAGATTCACAATTCAGTTCAGCCGACTGTTACGGGGTCCAATTCAAATGCTGGGCAAGGATCATTTACTAGTCCCCTTTCGAGGTCATCCACCATCAGGCGACAAGGGTCTAGGGCAATGAGGCGCCAGAGAAGTGGAACCTCTTCCAAGCATGCAGACAGGGCCGAAGAGTTTTCATTCTCCGACCTGGCTGCAGCTACCAACAACTTCTCGGCGGAGAACAAGATTGGTGCTGGCAGTTTCGGTGTCGTGTACAGAGGCAAATTGTGGGATGGTCGCGAGGTTGCTATTAAAAGGGGAGAGACGGGTCATAAGACGAAGAAGTTCCAAGAGAAAGAGACTGCATTTGATTCAGAACTGGCGTTTCTGTCCAGACTACACCACAAGCACTTGGTTAGGCTTGTTGGGTATTGTGAAGATCGGGAAGAAAGGCTCTTGGTCTATGAATACATGAAGAATGGTGCACTTTATGATCATCTTCATGACAAGAACAATGTGGAGAAGCGCAGCAGTGTTGTAAATTCTTGGAAAATGAGGATCAAGATCTCCTTAGATGCTGCTCGTGGCATAGAATACCTCCACAACTACGCAGTTCCACCAATCATCCACCGAGACATCAAGTCGTCCAACATTCTGCTCGATGCAAATTGGACTGCTAGGGTATCTGATTTCGGATTGTCATTAATGGGTCCGGAGTCTGATAAGGATTACAGGCCAACAAAGGCAGCTGGGACAGTTGGGTATATTGATCCAGAGTACTATGGCCTGAACGTGCTAACATCCAAGAGTGATGTGTACGGCCTAGGAGTGGTATTGCTTGAGCTACTGACTGGAAAGAGGGCCATATTCAAGACAGGTGAAAATGGGGGAGCACCAATGAGTGTGGTGGATTATGCCGTGCCTGCAATTGTAGCCGGGGAAATAGGGAAGATTTTGGACCCCAGGGTGGGGCCGCCGGAGGTAAATGAGGCAGAGGCAGTGGAGCTTGTGGCATACACGGCTCTGCATTGTGTgaatttggagggaaaagaTAGGCCAACCATGACTGATATTGTTGCTAATTTGGAGAGGGCATTGGCTCTATGCAGTGACAGCCATGGTAGCATATCTAGTGGTTCAATAATCTCTATTGGTTCAGACTGA